A genomic segment from Micromonospora echinaurantiaca encodes:
- a CDS encoding ATP-dependent DNA ligase — translation MELPINPPVEPMLAKSVQKIPTAAGMTYEPKWDGFRCIVFRDGDEVELASRGGKTMTRYFPEVVEQARRQLPERCVVDGELIVIRRDGPGGQPRLDFELLAQRIHPAASRVKLLAETTPADFVAFDLLALGDETLLDAPYPQRRARLEAALAGVRPPVHVTQVTTDPDTAHRWFDVFEGAGLDGLIAKPADLPYEPGKRLMFKVKHARTADVVVAGFRWHKSGPVVGSLLLGLYDDAGVLHHVGVCASFTMARRAELLDELAPYRDAGAEHPWVHGDHERGQRIPGGVSRWTGTKNLEWEPLRPDLVVEVGYDAMEGDRFRHTAQFVRWRPDRDPRSCGYDQLDRPVRFDVDQVLRGDPAATVGSAAGSA, via the coding sequence GTGGAGCTGCCGATCAATCCGCCGGTCGAGCCGATGCTGGCCAAGAGCGTCCAGAAGATCCCCACCGCCGCCGGGATGACCTACGAACCGAAGTGGGACGGCTTCCGGTGCATCGTCTTCCGGGACGGCGACGAGGTCGAGCTGGCCAGCCGGGGCGGCAAGACGATGACCCGCTACTTCCCCGAGGTGGTCGAGCAGGCCCGGCGGCAGCTGCCCGAGCGGTGCGTGGTCGACGGCGAGCTGATCGTGATCCGCCGCGACGGGCCGGGCGGCCAGCCCCGGCTCGACTTCGAGCTGCTGGCCCAGCGCATCCACCCGGCCGCCTCCCGGGTGAAGCTGCTCGCCGAGACCACCCCGGCCGACTTCGTCGCCTTCGACCTGCTCGCGCTCGGCGACGAGACGCTGCTCGATGCGCCCTACCCGCAACGGCGGGCCCGGCTGGAGGCCGCGCTCGCCGGGGTGCGCCCGCCGGTGCACGTCACCCAGGTCACCACCGACCCGGACACCGCGCACCGCTGGTTCGACGTCTTCGAGGGCGCCGGCCTGGACGGGCTGATCGCCAAGCCGGCCGACCTGCCGTACGAGCCGGGCAAGCGGCTGATGTTCAAGGTCAAGCACGCCCGCACGGCCGACGTGGTGGTGGCGGGCTTCCGCTGGCACAAGTCCGGCCCGGTGGTCGGCTCGCTGCTGCTCGGCCTCTACGACGACGCCGGCGTGCTGCACCACGTCGGGGTGTGCGCGTCGTTCACCATGGCCCGCCGGGCCGAGCTGCTGGACGAGCTGGCGCCCTACCGGGACGCCGGCGCCGAGCACCCGTGGGTGCACGGCGACCACGAGCGGGGCCAGCGGATCCCGGGCGGGGTCAGCCGGTGGACCGGCACGAAGAACCTGGAGTGGGAGCCGCTGCGTCCCGACCTGGTGGTCGAGGTCGGCTACGACGCGATGGAGGGTGACCGGTTCCGGCACACCGCCCAGTTCGTCCGCTGGCGGCCCGACCGCGACCCCCGCTCCTGCGGCTACGACCAGCTCGACCGTCCGGTCCGGTTCGACGTCGACCAGGTGCTGCGCGGTGACCCGGCGGCGACCGTCGGGTCCGCCGCCGGCTCCGCGTAG
- a CDS encoding DUF1990 family protein: MPALTYPHVGATRDGRLPAGWRHVRHRVRLPDGAFAAAGAAVLSWRVHRSAGIRMDTDAARAEPGVRVVSRLGVGPLRMAAPCQVVWAVDDADRAGFGYGTLPGHPARGEEAFVVSRDAVGRVWFEVMAFSRPGGCLMRAAGPAGRLFQHAYAWWLGRTLRRLCARR; encoded by the coding sequence GTGCCGGCACTGACCTATCCGCACGTCGGCGCCACCCGGGACGGCCGGCTGCCGGCCGGCTGGCGGCACGTGCGGCACCGGGTCCGGCTGCCGGACGGCGCTTTCGCCGCCGCCGGCGCGGCGGTGCTCTCCTGGCGCGTGCACCGGTCCGCCGGGATCCGGATGGACACCGACGCCGCCCGCGCCGAGCCCGGGGTGCGGGTCGTCTCCCGGTTGGGCGTCGGCCCGCTGCGGATGGCCGCGCCCTGCCAGGTGGTCTGGGCCGTCGACGACGCGGACCGGGCCGGCTTCGGGTACGGCACGCTGCCCGGGCACCCGGCGCGGGGTGAGGAGGCGTTCGTGGTCAGCCGCGATGCCGTCGGGCGGGTCTGGTTCGAGGTGATGGCGTTCAGCCGCCCCGGCGGGTGCCTCATGCGCGCGGCCGGCCCGGCCGGCCGGCTCTTCCAGCACGCGTACGCCTGGTGGCTGGGGCGCACCCTGCGCCGGCTCTGCGCCCGCCGCTGA
- a CDS encoding ABC transporter ATP-binding protein, which produces MSEDVVVRGLAVGGRAVTTDEVVRVEGLSRTFGRGEHAVHAVRDVSFSAGRGELVAVRGRSGAGKTTLLNLVGGLDRPNAGRVVVAGHEVTSAGERELLELRRGTIGFVFQTFGLVPILSAAENVGVPLRLARVPAAEREERVAVLLEMVGLGGHAAQRPYELSGGQQQRVAVARALANEPDLLIADEPTGQLDSETGRSIMDLLRAVVHARGMTALVATHDSALIDLADRVLTLRDGHLVDD; this is translated from the coding sequence ATGAGCGAGGATGTCGTGGTGCGGGGTCTGGCGGTCGGCGGGCGCGCGGTGACCACCGACGAGGTGGTCCGGGTGGAGGGGCTCAGCCGGACCTTCGGGCGCGGCGAGCACGCCGTGCACGCGGTCCGGGACGTCTCGTTCAGCGCCGGGCGCGGCGAGCTGGTCGCCGTCCGGGGCCGCTCCGGCGCCGGCAAGACCACACTGCTGAACCTGGTCGGCGGGCTGGACCGGCCGAACGCCGGCCGGGTGGTGGTGGCCGGGCACGAGGTGACCAGCGCCGGCGAGCGGGAGCTGCTGGAGCTGCGCCGAGGCACCATCGGGTTCGTCTTCCAGACCTTCGGGCTGGTGCCGATCCTCTCCGCCGCGGAGAACGTCGGGGTGCCGCTACGGCTGGCCCGGGTGCCGGCGGCGGAGCGGGAGGAGCGGGTGGCCGTGCTGCTGGAGATGGTCGGTCTCGGCGGGCACGCGGCGCAGCGGCCGTACGAGCTCTCCGGTGGCCAGCAGCAGCGGGTGGCGGTGGCCCGGGCCCTGGCCAACGAGCCGGACCTGCTCATCGCCGACGAACCCACCGGCCAGCTCGACTCGGAGACCGGCCGGTCCATCATGGACCTGCTGCGCGCGGTGGTGCACGCCCGGGGGATGACCGCCCTGGTCGCCACGCACGACTCCGCCCTGATCGACCTGGCCGACCGCGTCCTCACCCTGCGCGACGGCCACCTGGTCGACGACTGA
- a CDS encoding DNA-3-methyladenine glycosylase family protein: MTEPTARRALRPPAGYRLAASVRALTFSPYDPCARIVDGAFWWAARTPAGPATLSLRPAAGELVAEGYGPGADWLVDRADAVAGLRDDLTGFAALAAANPVVARLAAQHRGLRMPATGLVFPRLLRAVFEQKVTGKEAYRAYAATVRHFGEPAPGPLPLLLPPEPAAVAATPYWVFHPFGVEQRRAETLRRAAAAAERLQRCADAAEATRRLTAIAGIGPWTAAEVVRVAYGDPDAVSVGDYHIPNTVAWALAGEPRGDDARMLALLEPFRGHRGRVCVLLEAAGVQAPKFGPRAPIRSFARF, translated from the coding sequence GTGACCGAACCCACCGCGCGCCGGGCGCTGCGCCCGCCGGCCGGCTACCGGCTGGCCGCGTCGGTACGGGCGCTCACCTTCAGCCCGTACGACCCGTGCGCCCGGATCGTGGACGGCGCCTTCTGGTGGGCCGCCCGCACCCCGGCCGGGCCGGCCACCCTGTCCCTGCGCCCGGCCGCCGGTGAGCTGGTCGCCGAGGGGTACGGCCCCGGCGCCGACTGGCTGGTGGACCGGGCGGACGCGGTGGCCGGGCTGCGCGACGACCTCACCGGCTTCGCCGCGCTCGCCGCCGCCAACCCGGTGGTGGCCCGGCTGGCCGCGCAGCACCGGGGGCTGCGGATGCCGGCCACCGGGCTGGTCTTCCCCCGGCTGCTGCGGGCGGTCTTCGAGCAGAAGGTGACCGGCAAGGAGGCCTACCGGGCGTACGCGGCGACGGTTCGCCACTTCGGCGAGCCGGCGCCCGGCCCGCTGCCGCTGCTGCTGCCGCCGGAGCCGGCCGCCGTCGCGGCCACCCCCTACTGGGTGTTCCACCCGTTCGGGGTGGAGCAGCGCCGGGCCGAGACGCTGCGCCGCGCGGCCGCCGCCGCGGAGCGGTTGCAGCGGTGCGCGGACGCCGCCGAGGCGACCCGCCGGCTCACCGCGATCGCCGGCATCGGCCCGTGGACCGCCGCCGAGGTGGTCCGGGTCGCGTACGGCGACCCGGACGCGGTCAGCGTCGGCGACTACCACATCCCGAACACGGTGGCCTGGGCGCTGGCCGGGGAGCCGCGTGGCGACGACGCCCGGATGCTGGCCCTGCTGGAGCCGTTCCGCGGGCACCGGGGTCGGGTCTGCGTGCTGCTGGAGGCCGCCGGCGTCCAGGCGCCGAAGTTCGGTCCCCGCGCCCCGATCCGCTCCTTCGCCCGGTTCTGA
- a CDS encoding potassium channel family protein, producing MDALLLPFRWIYRGLVWFANSPRTLITSYLLMIVVAGVIYGEVENRNPADAVWWAVVTASTVGYGDISPTSWAGRTLAALLISTMVLLVIPLITAHFASRLIVDDDAFEHEEQEQLKADVRRMRALLEEIAARHGIELPDLPAERPVSGPGSAAPPWGRSGRSGRRPRQR from the coding sequence ATGGACGCCCTGCTGCTGCCGTTCCGGTGGATCTACCGGGGGCTGGTCTGGTTCGCCAACTCGCCCCGGACGCTGATCACCTCGTACCTGCTGATGATCGTGGTGGCCGGCGTCATCTACGGCGAGGTGGAGAACCGCAACCCCGCCGACGCCGTCTGGTGGGCGGTGGTGACCGCCTCCACCGTCGGCTACGGCGACATCTCACCCACCAGCTGGGCCGGCCGCACGCTGGCCGCACTGCTCATCTCCACAATGGTGCTGCTGGTCATCCCGCTGATCACCGCGCACTTCGCCAGCCGGCTGATCGTCGACGACGACGCCTTCGAGCACGAGGAGCAGGAGCAGCTCAAAGCCGACGTACGCCGGATGCGGGCGTTGCTGGAGGAGATCGCCGCCCGGCACGGCATCGAGCTGCCGGACCTGCCGGCGGAGCGCCCGGTCAGCGGGCCGGGCAGCGCAGCCCCGCCCTGGGGACGGTCAGGTCGATCAGGTAGGCGTCCACGGCAGCGGTGA
- a CDS encoding COG4315 family predicted lipoprotein, which translates to MAQMKRTVIVASAMVALTACAPAGYDGANQSAAEPVAVAAAEPSATAEPEASASAEAPVADAPPPADVELTDRLIGKKVARMGSVVTDQDGWILYRFDKDTNDPAASNCVDKCAEVWPPALTDGNPQLNGVSDDKVGTVTRQDGTRQITLDGWPLYRYIGDKKPGQWKGQGVGGTWFVVAPDGKKNLTCLPTGTPKPVAPPSDDQGAQGGDSGYSY; encoded by the coding sequence GTGGCACAGATGAAGCGGACCGTCATCGTCGCGAGCGCGATGGTCGCACTTACGGCCTGCGCTCCCGCGGGTTACGACGGGGCGAACCAGAGCGCGGCCGAGCCGGTCGCCGTCGCCGCGGCCGAGCCCAGCGCGACGGCTGAACCGGAGGCGTCGGCATCGGCGGAGGCCCCGGTGGCCGACGCGCCGCCGCCCGCCGACGTCGAACTCACCGACCGGCTCATCGGCAAGAAGGTCGCCCGGATGGGCAGCGTGGTCACCGACCAGGACGGGTGGATCCTGTACCGCTTCGACAAGGACACCAACGACCCGGCGGCGTCCAACTGCGTCGACAAGTGCGCGGAGGTCTGGCCGCCGGCGCTCACCGACGGCAACCCGCAGCTCAACGGCGTCTCCGACGACAAGGTCGGCACCGTGACCCGGCAGGACGGCACCCGGCAGATCACCCTGGACGGCTGGCCGCTCTACCGCTACATCGGCGACAAGAAGCCCGGCCAGTGGAAGGGCCAGGGCGTCGGTGGCACCTGGTTCGTGGTGGCGCCGGACGGCAAGAAGAACCTGACCTGCCTGCCCACCGGCACGCCGAAGCCGGTGGCCCCGCCCTCGGACGACCAGGGCGCGCAGGGCGGCGACTCCGGCTACTCGTACTGA
- a CDS encoding GNAT family N-acetyltransferase — MSDVIFREAVRADLPAIVALLADDVLGKARDHAEVDAAYEKAFADITADPRNQLIVADAGGELLGCMQLTYIPGLGRHGAERQLIESVRVRSDRRGQGLGRTMMTWAIDQARRRGCALVQLTTDKTRRDAHRFYLNLGFVASHEGMKLPL; from the coding sequence ATGAGCGACGTGATCTTCCGTGAGGCGGTCCGGGCCGATCTGCCCGCGATCGTCGCCCTGCTCGCCGACGACGTGCTCGGCAAGGCGCGCGACCACGCCGAGGTGGACGCGGCGTACGAGAAGGCGTTCGCCGACATCACCGCCGACCCGCGCAACCAGCTGATCGTCGCCGACGCCGGCGGCGAGCTGCTCGGCTGCATGCAGCTGACCTACATCCCCGGGCTCGGCCGGCACGGCGCCGAGCGGCAGCTGATCGAGTCGGTGCGGGTCCGCTCGGACCGGCGCGGCCAGGGGCTCGGCCGGACGATGATGACCTGGGCGATCGACCAGGCGAGGCGGCGGGGCTGCGCGCTGGTGCAGCTCACCACGGACAAGACCCGGCGCGACGCGCACCGCTTCTACCTGAACCTCGGCTTCGTCGCCAGCCACGAGGGGATGAAGCTCCCGCTCTGA
- a CDS encoding alpha/beta hydrolase, translating to MRRFRLTLAGLAGAALIAAGCTLPALAPRTDTDDGAAAPGTAPTWRACPEVAEDLVGRSAPGMRYECARIAVPRNWGAGTGATTGPGVGETFEIALLRVRSTKQRDRIGSLVVNPGGPGGSGVDTAVYLSFGPAFGGLPASVTDRFDIVGFDPRGVSRSSPVKCISDADLDASFGYDPDPESQSAFDGFVTLSQRIGRGCGERYGDQLPLYGTEQAARDMDAVRAAVGDDKLTYLGYSYGTLLGATYAQLYPQRVRALVLDGAVDPKLGLIAGSESQAKGFERAFDNFTRWCAANTGRCPIAPDARAAVTSAIDKARVSPVRGADGRDATPGWVFYAVISSLYTESGWQELARAIDRLEGGDPEQVFRLADAYAGREEDGRYSNLFDANLAVNCADEEEKPSRERIRQLQSQWRAKYPLFGPALAVGMLSCTEWPGGRDPYPTGRADGAPPIVVVGTTGDPATPYEQTGALATMLGVGRVLTWEGEGHTAYPQTACITAAVDAYLIDLTVPRAGLRCPAR from the coding sequence ATCCGCCGGTTCCGGCTCACCCTGGCCGGGCTGGCCGGCGCCGCGTTGATCGCCGCCGGCTGCACCCTCCCGGCGCTCGCGCCGCGCACGGACACCGACGACGGGGCCGCCGCGCCGGGCACCGCGCCGACCTGGCGGGCCTGCCCGGAGGTGGCCGAGGACCTGGTCGGGCGGAGCGCCCCGGGCATGCGCTACGAGTGCGCCCGGATCGCGGTGCCACGCAACTGGGGCGCCGGCACCGGGGCCACCACCGGGCCGGGCGTCGGCGAGACCTTCGAGATCGCGCTGCTGCGGGTCCGCTCCACGAAGCAGCGCGACCGGATCGGTTCGCTGGTGGTCAACCCCGGGGGCCCGGGCGGCTCCGGTGTGGACACCGCCGTCTACCTCTCCTTCGGCCCGGCGTTCGGCGGCCTGCCGGCCTCGGTGACCGACCGCTTCGACATCGTCGGCTTCGACCCGCGCGGGGTGTCCCGGTCCAGCCCGGTGAAGTGCATCTCCGACGCCGACCTGGACGCCAGCTTCGGCTACGACCCCGATCCGGAGAGCCAGTCGGCGTTCGACGGGTTCGTGACGCTCAGCCAGCGGATCGGGCGCGGCTGCGGCGAGCGCTACGGCGACCAGCTGCCGCTCTACGGCACCGAGCAGGCCGCCCGGGACATGGACGCGGTGCGCGCTGCCGTCGGCGACGACAAGCTGACCTACCTCGGCTACTCCTACGGCACCCTGCTCGGCGCCACCTACGCCCAGCTCTACCCGCAGCGGGTACGCGCCCTGGTGCTGGACGGCGCGGTCGACCCGAAGCTGGGCCTGATCGCCGGCTCGGAGAGCCAGGCCAAGGGCTTCGAGCGGGCGTTCGACAACTTCACCCGGTGGTGCGCCGCCAACACCGGGCGCTGCCCGATCGCACCGGACGCCCGGGCCGCGGTCACCTCGGCGATCGACAAGGCGCGGGTCTCCCCGGTGCGGGGCGCCGACGGGCGGGACGCGACCCCGGGCTGGGTCTTCTACGCGGTGATCTCCTCGCTCTACACCGAGTCCGGGTGGCAGGAGCTGGCCCGGGCGATCGACCGGCTGGAGGGCGGCGACCCGGAGCAGGTGTTCCGCCTCGCCGACGCGTACGCCGGCCGGGAGGAGGACGGGCGCTACTCGAACCTGTTCGACGCCAACCTGGCGGTGAACTGCGCCGACGAGGAGGAGAAGCCGAGTCGGGAGCGGATTCGCCAGTTGCAGTCGCAGTGGCGGGCGAAGTACCCGCTGTTCGGCCCGGCGCTCGCCGTCGGCATGCTCTCCTGCACCGAGTGGCCCGGTGGCCGCGACCCGTACCCGACGGGTCGGGCCGACGGGGCGCCGCCGATCGTGGTGGTCGGCACCACCGGCGACCCGGCGACCCCGTACGAGCAGACCGGGGCGCTCGCCACGATGCTCGGGGTGGGCCGGGTGCTGACCTGGGAGGGCGAGGGGCACACCGCGTACCCGCAGACCGCCTGCATCACCGCTGCCGTGGACGCCTACCTGATCGACCTGACCGTCCCCAGGGCGGGGCTGCGCTGCCCGGCCCGCTGA
- a CDS encoding FtsX-like permease family protein gives MSIGAAIRRVRAHGGQFLLLAMLTLVVSLLISGVPRVVNRLAEQGLREHLAGQPAARRDLTYSTQPLTAAPGATKLVEAYQRELDTLQAGMPPAVRDAVAQRWYAAESEQHRVTGPHLAAKNLLVDLALRTMPGVQEAATLVEGHWPEDRGAPDQPVQVALNTDVARRLNLSVGSRLQMATGTPDDTSARLPVTVVGLFEPIDRSDGIWDNLPSALEVVEPPGDGMPFIGVGLVSPAGLDDQALVGVPLRFSWRYRMGADGIDARKLGQMIDSIEQMKRETPPRRTLVQGLDIPLREFAAALTAARTLLAVIAAGVLATLAGLVALAAALSTRRRREEFTLLRARGGSATAGARRSLAESLLVIPVAAAAGWLLGTLVPGPPGGTWPLAVAAAALLTVVLPLATLVAPVGGPGRRDLIRVRPSSRRLTVEVFVLLLAALATVLLVRRGLTPGEVDPLLVSVPVLLAVAAAVLALRVYPWPLRLVSRLAARTRGSVAFLGTARAGRSVVAAPLVVVVLAIATAAFCAVVATGIEASRDRVADRTVPGDALIRGDRLAPDTGAELERLPGVRVAAAVLDEPAQRPAADALGAEALMGTVTVLLVDGPALDRLTRSAGVDVAVPAALLAPVGQAGALPAVVSPLVAEDLAEAGLADSAFVSVQGQRYEFRVAERAERFPLLRPANDRFVILPLQSLPRRDYDPVPTGFLVAGDGLDAEALRRVGDEGQTRYQTGGAVTGGERPRGVEVLTWADVRRQVGEGGANGVLVFGFVAGAAGGTVLGLLAVAFSVLAGARARGQVLSRLRTLGLSRRQWRGLLVVELAPLVGVSVLTGALVGALLPLLLTPRLNLASFTSGAPVTVAFEPGLVAGVVVLGAVALGFAVAVETLNNRRLRLGEVLRLGEES, from the coding sequence ATGAGCATCGGCGCGGCCATCCGCCGGGTCCGGGCCCACGGCGGGCAGTTCCTGCTGCTGGCGATGTTGACCCTGGTCGTCTCGCTGCTGATCAGCGGGGTGCCCCGGGTGGTGAACCGGCTCGCCGAGCAGGGGCTGCGGGAACACCTGGCCGGCCAGCCGGCGGCGAGGCGGGACCTGACCTACAGCACCCAGCCGCTCACCGCCGCTCCCGGGGCGACCAAGCTGGTCGAGGCGTACCAGCGTGAGTTGGACACGCTGCAGGCCGGCATGCCGCCGGCCGTGCGGGACGCGGTGGCGCAGCGCTGGTACGCCGCTGAGTCCGAGCAGCACCGGGTGACCGGTCCACACCTGGCGGCGAAGAACCTCCTCGTCGACCTGGCCCTGCGCACCATGCCCGGCGTGCAGGAGGCCGCCACGCTGGTCGAGGGCCACTGGCCCGAGGACCGTGGGGCGCCCGACCAGCCGGTGCAGGTGGCGTTGAACACCGACGTCGCCCGGCGGCTCAACCTGAGCGTCGGTAGCCGGCTGCAGATGGCCACCGGGACGCCGGACGACACGTCGGCGCGGCTGCCGGTGACCGTGGTCGGGCTGTTCGAGCCGATCGACCGGTCCGACGGGATCTGGGACAACCTGCCGTCCGCGCTGGAGGTGGTGGAGCCGCCCGGCGACGGCATGCCGTTCATCGGTGTCGGACTGGTCAGCCCCGCCGGGCTGGACGACCAGGCGCTGGTCGGGGTGCCGCTGCGGTTCAGCTGGCGCTACCGGATGGGCGCGGACGGCATCGACGCCCGGAAGCTGGGCCAGATGATCGACAGCATCGAGCAGATGAAGCGGGAGACGCCGCCGAGGCGGACCCTCGTGCAGGGGCTCGACATCCCGCTGCGGGAGTTCGCCGCCGCGCTGACCGCCGCCCGGACGTTGCTCGCGGTGATCGCGGCCGGCGTACTGGCCACCCTGGCCGGGCTGGTGGCGCTGGCTGCCGCGCTGAGCACGCGGCGACGGCGGGAGGAGTTCACCCTGCTGCGCGCGCGGGGCGGTTCGGCGACCGCCGGTGCCCGGCGCAGCCTGGCCGAGTCGCTGCTGGTCATTCCGGTCGCCGCGGCGGCGGGCTGGCTGCTCGGCACGCTCGTCCCGGGGCCGCCCGGCGGCACCTGGCCGCTCGCCGTCGCGGCGGCCGCGCTGCTCACCGTCGTGCTGCCGCTGGCCACGCTGGTCGCCCCGGTCGGCGGTCCGGGTCGACGCGACCTGATCCGGGTGCGCCCGTCTTCCCGCCGGCTCACCGTCGAGGTGTTCGTGCTGCTGCTGGCCGCGCTGGCCACCGTCCTGCTGGTCCGCCGGGGGTTGACCCCCGGCGAGGTCGACCCGTTGCTGGTGTCGGTCCCGGTGCTGCTCGCGGTCGCCGCGGCGGTGCTGGCGCTGCGCGTGTACCCGTGGCCGCTACGGCTGGTCAGCCGGCTCGCCGCGCGGACCCGGGGCAGCGTCGCGTTCCTGGGCACCGCGCGGGCCGGCCGATCGGTGGTGGCCGCCCCGCTGGTCGTCGTGGTGCTGGCCATCGCGACAGCGGCGTTCTGCGCGGTGGTCGCCACCGGCATCGAGGCCAGCCGCGACCGGGTCGCCGACCGGACGGTGCCCGGCGACGCGCTGATCCGCGGCGATCGGCTCGCCCCGGACACCGGCGCCGAGCTGGAACGGCTGCCCGGCGTGCGGGTCGCCGCCGCGGTGCTCGACGAACCGGCGCAGCGGCCGGCGGCGGACGCGCTCGGCGCCGAGGCCCTGATGGGCACGGTGACCGTGCTGCTGGTGGACGGACCGGCGCTGGACCGGCTCACCCGGTCGGCCGGTGTCGACGTCGCGGTGCCCGCGGCGCTGCTCGCCCCGGTCGGCCAGGCGGGCGCGCTGCCCGCCGTGGTCTCCCCGCTGGTCGCCGAGGACCTGGCCGAGGCCGGGCTGGCCGACTCCGCCTTCGTCAGCGTGCAGGGCCAGCGGTACGAGTTCCGGGTGGCCGAACGGGCGGAGCGTTTCCCACTGCTCCGGCCCGCCAACGACCGGTTCGTCATCCTGCCGTTGCAGTCGCTGCCGCGCCGCGACTACGACCCGGTGCCGACCGGCTTCCTGGTCGCCGGTGACGGCCTCGACGCCGAGGCGCTGCGCCGGGTCGGCGACGAGGGCCAGACCCGCTACCAGACCGGCGGTGCGGTCACCGGCGGTGAACGGCCGCGCGGCGTCGAGGTGCTCACCTGGGCGGACGTCCGTCGCCAGGTGGGCGAGGGCGGGGCCAACGGGGTGCTGGTCTTCGGGTTCGTGGCCGGCGCGGCCGGCGGCACGGTGCTCGGTCTGCTCGCCGTCGCGTTCAGCGTGCTGGCCGGCGCCCGGGCCCGTGGGCAGGTGCTGTCCCGGCTGCGCACCCTCGGGCTGTCCCGCCGGCAGTGGCGGGGCCTGCTGGTGGTCGAACTGGCCCCGCTGGTGGGCGTGTCGGTGCTCACCGGCGCGCTGGTCGGGGCGCTGCTGCCGCTGCTGCTCACCCCGCGGCTCAACCTGGCCAGCTTCACCAGCGGCGCGCCGGTCACGGTGGCGTTCGAGCCCGGTCTGGTCGCCGGGGTCGTCGTGCTCGGGGCCGTCGCGCTCGGTTTCGCGGTCGCCGTCGAGACCCTGAACAACCGCCGGCTGCGCCTCGGTGAGGTGCTCCGGCTCGGAGAGGAGAGTTGA
- a CDS encoding ATP-binding cassette domain-containing protein has product MTATAQTPMVPDLAALQARAAERAAERAGGRHRLRGHIVCDGLVRIFKTEGVEVVALQGLDLVIDRGELVAIVGASGSGKSTLLNILSGLDTPTAGIARVGDYDLLDLSARRRLSYRRQMVGFVWQQTGRNLLPYLTALENVELPMQLAGRGGRRSRRQRARELLDMVGVGYCADRRPGQLSGGEQQRCAVAVAVANDPEVLFADEPTGELDEATGAEVFAALRTINAELGVTIVVVTHDHAVAEQVRRTVAIRDGRTASEVRRTARVGADGNTELVAEEYAVLDRSGRMQLPAPFVEALSLRDRVRLNLEPDHVEVRPGDRARDEREAGA; this is encoded by the coding sequence ATGACCGCTACCGCCCAGACTCCGATGGTGCCGGACCTGGCCGCCCTCCAGGCACGGGCCGCCGAGCGTGCGGCCGAGCGGGCCGGCGGCCGGCACCGGCTGCGCGGGCACATCGTCTGCGACGGCCTGGTGCGCATCTTCAAGACCGAGGGCGTCGAGGTGGTCGCCCTGCAGGGCCTGGACCTGGTGATCGACCGGGGTGAGCTGGTGGCGATCGTGGGCGCGTCCGGCTCCGGCAAGTCCACCCTGCTCAACATCCTCTCCGGGCTGGACACCCCGACCGCCGGCATCGCCCGGGTGGGGGACTACGACCTGCTCGACCTCTCCGCCCGTCGACGGCTGAGCTACCGGCGGCAGATGGTCGGGTTCGTCTGGCAGCAGACCGGCCGTAACCTGCTGCCGTACCTGACCGCGCTGGAGAACGTCGAGCTGCCCATGCAGCTGGCGGGGCGTGGTGGCCGGCGGTCCCGCCGGCAGCGGGCCCGCGAACTGCTCGACATGGTGGGCGTCGGGTACTGCGCCGACCGCCGGCCCGGCCAGCTCAGCGGTGGCGAGCAGCAGCGCTGCGCGGTGGCGGTGGCGGTGGCCAACGACCCCGAGGTGCTCTTCGCCGACGAGCCGACCGGTGAGCTGGACGAGGCGACCGGCGCCGAGGTGTTCGCCGCGCTGCGGACCATCAACGCCGAGCTGGGCGTGACCATCGTCGTGGTCACCCACGACCACGCCGTGGCCGAGCAGGTCCGCCGGACCGTCGCGATCCGCGACGGCCGGACCGCCTCGGAGGTACGCCGGACCGCGCGGGTCGGCGCCGACGGCAACACCGAGCTGGTCGCCGAGGAGTACGCGGTGCTCGACCGGTCCGGCCGGATGCAGCTGCCGGCGCCCTTCGTCGAGGCGCTGTCGCTGCGCGACCGGGTCCGGCTCAACCTGGAGCCGGACCACGTGGAGGTGCGCCCGGGCGACCGGGCCCGGGACGAGCGGGAGGCGGGGGCATGA